In one window of Nakamurella sp. PAMC28650 DNA:
- the gatA gene encoding Asp-tRNA(Asn)/Glu-tRNA(Gln) amidotransferase subunit GatA, translating to MTELTRMTAADLASEIASGQVSAVEVAQAHLDRIGAVDGAVHAFLHVSGESALEQARAVDSAHARGEKGASTLTGVPLALKDILVQKGSPATAGSKILEGWIPPYNATVTQRLLDAGVVILGKTNLDEFAMGSSTENSAYGATHNPWDLTRIPGGSGGGSAAALAAFEAPLAIGTDTGGSIRQPASVTGTVGAKPTYGGVSRYGVIALASSLDQVGPCARTVLDTALLHEVIAGHDPRDSTSIDRPVPEVVAAVRRGQTEGVRGMKIGVVQQLQGDGYQPGVMESFEAAVAALTEAGAEIVEVSCPHFEYALAAYYLILPSECSSNLARFDAMRYGMRVGDIANGGSLVSAEDVMAATRGAGFGAEVKRRIILGTYALSAGYYDAYYGSALKVRTLIRQDFEKAYGAADVLISPASPVTAFRLGEKVDDPMAMYLNDLATIPGSLAGIPAMSVPSGIASDTGLPVGLQIMGPALGEEQMYRVAGAFEAGYVAAHGRTVVDSAPELEVRT from the coding sequence GTGACGGAGCTGACCCGGATGACCGCGGCCGACCTCGCAAGCGAGATCGCCTCTGGTCAGGTGAGCGCCGTCGAGGTCGCGCAGGCCCATCTCGACCGGATCGGTGCGGTCGACGGGGCCGTGCACGCGTTCCTGCACGTGTCGGGCGAATCCGCGCTGGAGCAGGCGCGTGCCGTGGATTCGGCACACGCCCGCGGCGAGAAGGGCGCCTCCACGCTGACCGGCGTGCCGCTGGCGCTCAAGGACATCCTGGTCCAGAAGGGATCGCCGGCCACCGCCGGCTCGAAGATCCTCGAAGGCTGGATCCCTCCCTACAACGCCACCGTGACGCAGCGGCTGCTCGATGCCGGCGTCGTCATCCTGGGCAAGACCAACCTCGACGAGTTCGCGATGGGCAGCTCGACCGAGAACTCGGCCTACGGCGCCACCCACAACCCGTGGGACCTGACGAGGATTCCCGGCGGCTCCGGCGGCGGCAGCGCTGCGGCGTTGGCGGCCTTCGAGGCTCCGCTGGCCATCGGTACCGACACCGGCGGCTCGATCCGGCAGCCGGCGTCGGTCACCGGAACGGTCGGGGCCAAGCCGACGTACGGCGGCGTGTCCCGCTACGGCGTCATCGCCTTGGCCTCGTCCCTCGACCAGGTCGGTCCGTGCGCCCGGACGGTGCTCGACACCGCGTTGCTGCACGAGGTCATCGCGGGCCACGACCCGCGGGATTCGACCTCGATCGACCGCCCGGTGCCCGAGGTCGTCGCCGCGGTCCGCCGCGGGCAGACCGAGGGCGTCAGGGGCATGAAGATCGGCGTGGTCCAGCAGTTGCAGGGCGACGGTTACCAGCCCGGCGTGATGGAGTCCTTCGAGGCCGCAGTCGCGGCGCTGACCGAGGCCGGCGCCGAGATCGTCGAGGTCTCGTGCCCGCACTTCGAGTACGCACTGGCGGCCTACTACCTGATCCTTCCGAGCGAGTGCTCGTCGAACCTGGCCAGGTTCGATGCGATGCGCTACGGCATGCGGGTCGGTGACATCGCCAACGGCGGTTCGCTGGTCTCGGCCGAGGACGTCATGGCGGCGACCCGCGGTGCCGGATTCGGCGCGGAGGTCAAGCGCCGCATCATCCTCGGCACCTACGCCCTCTCGGCCGGCTACTACGACGCCTACTACGGGTCTGCGCTCAAGGTCCGGACGCTGATCCGGCAGGACTTCGAGAAGGCCTATGGCGCCGCCGATGTGCTGATCTCGCCGGCCTCGCCCGTGACGGCGTTCCGGCTGGGGGAGAAGGTGGACGACCCGATGGCCATGTACCTCAACGACCTGGCCACCATCCCGGGGTCGCTGGCCGGGATCCCGGCGATGAGCGTGCCCAGCGGAATCGCGTCCGACACCGGACTGCCGGTGGGCCTGCAGATCATGGGACCCGCGCTCGGTGAAGAGCAGATGTACCGTGTGGCAGGGGCTTTCGAAGCCGGATATGTGGCAGCTCACGGCCGCACCGTCGTCGACTCCGCTCCCGAACTGGAGGTTCGCACATGA
- the gatC gene encoding Asp-tRNA(Asn)/Glu-tRNA(Gln) amidotransferase subunit GatC gives MARLDLTEAELNTYVGQLSVILDSVAAVTRVAAGDIEPTTHAVPLTNVFRPDVPVPGVSQAQALAGAPSAQDGRFRVPQILGEES, from the coding sequence CTGGCCCGGCTGGATCTGACCGAGGCCGAATTGAACACCTACGTGGGCCAGCTGTCGGTCATCCTCGATTCGGTGGCCGCCGTCACCCGCGTGGCTGCCGGCGACATCGAACCGACGACGCACGCCGTGCCGCTGACCAACGTCTTCCGCCCCGACGTGCCGGTGCCAGGCGTCTCCCAGGCGCAGGCGCTGGCCGGTGCGCCGTCCGCCCAGGACGGGCGTTTCCGCGTGCCGCAGATCCTCGGGGAGGAATCGTGA
- a CDS encoding PH domain-containing protein, translating into MTGLPPRSGAEASAPARAGADPALPGDDPAARHRLPARVTNYWRLRAASWGVVAAGLTTWWAIGVDWFDPVVRWCIVGLAVLWFFVIGAAIGPPIRRRLFWYSISGDEIDLQHGWLVRTRTVIPMNRVQHLKSEQGLLARRFRLSDVHIHTAAGAVVIDGLDQDEAADLRTRISALAGLADDV; encoded by the coding sequence GTGACCGGTCTGCCGCCGCGGTCCGGTGCCGAAGCGTCGGCCCCGGCTCGGGCCGGGGCCGATCCGGCGCTGCCCGGCGACGATCCGGCCGCCCGGCATCGCCTCCCGGCCAGGGTGACGAACTACTGGCGGCTGCGGGCTGCCTCCTGGGGGGTGGTCGCGGCCGGACTGACGACCTGGTGGGCCATCGGTGTCGACTGGTTCGACCCCGTCGTCCGATGGTGCATCGTCGGGTTGGCCGTGCTGTGGTTCTTCGTCATCGGGGCGGCGATCGGGCCACCCATCCGGCGACGTCTGTTCTGGTACTCCATCTCGGGCGACGAGATCGATCTGCAGCACGGCTGGCTGGTCCGTACCCGCACCGTGATCCCGATGAACCGGGTGCAACATCTGAAATCCGAGCAGGGCCTGCTGGCGCGGCGCTTCCGTCTCTCCGACGTGCACATCCACACCGCGGCCGGAGCAGTCGTCATCGACGGCCTCGACCAGGACGAGGCGGCCGACCTCCGGACACGCATCTCGGCGCTGGCCGGGTTGGCCGATGACGTCTGA
- a CDS encoding PH domain-containing protein, whose amino-acid sequence MTSEPSALTSPPAGGAGGVEDAASERRVEIAERRLHPAYLVISLGRSIRSLIPLIAVGIWKAPGWVIALFAALIALRSLGEWWVRKYSVVDGSLRVVSGLFKRTQHTIGIGRITALDAERGVVQRLFRVWGLKVQTPGNNHRSSVHLACLSAGALEELRAALRPADHGRPVVDLGKSPAGSADPAAGGVRSGDSSGGGASGGGASDGAASDGAASDGGASDGGASDRARAATAGSGSLKTGTTLAVLDTRTLLIAAITGTSVPLILAGAAATFGRARDLLPEKTFRRLTREVFVGGTTTALLLLAAAALAVLAGIALTSLRLARFTLIRDGDQLRISRGLLAQRSGTIPVDRVQAVRVVEGWWRRMLGYCALEVEVAGLSTTNDTERMLFPLVKVSAAPALVERALPELQWRPVSLTAVPARARRRYFTLPVLVASALTAGLVFLPGWGRYLAVVPLPLAFLIGWGQAADAAWSLDAGTVTFRWRRVLARHTLIARRRRVQLTEITMTPLQRRAALAGIRLSLSSRRKARLRHLESRDAMMLLHVIGRREHRGPADQAGAVVLPAGSSNRPPGRPAAPYRGW is encoded by the coding sequence ATGACGTCTGAACCCTCGGCGCTGACCTCTCCGCCCGCCGGAGGGGCGGGTGGCGTGGAGGACGCGGCGTCGGAACGTCGGGTGGAGATCGCCGAGCGGCGACTGCACCCGGCCTACCTGGTGATCAGCCTTGGCCGCAGCATCCGGTCGCTGATCCCGCTGATCGCCGTTGGCATCTGGAAGGCACCGGGCTGGGTGATCGCCCTGTTCGCCGCCCTGATCGCCCTGCGGTCCCTGGGCGAATGGTGGGTCCGCAAGTACTCGGTCGTCGACGGCAGTCTGCGCGTCGTCTCCGGGCTGTTCAAGCGCACCCAGCACACCATCGGAATCGGCCGCATCACCGCCCTGGACGCCGAACGCGGTGTGGTGCAACGCTTGTTCCGCGTCTGGGGTCTCAAGGTGCAGACTCCCGGCAACAACCACCGTTCCTCGGTGCACCTCGCCTGCCTCTCGGCGGGCGCGTTGGAGGAACTCCGCGCGGCGCTGCGACCGGCCGACCACGGCCGGCCCGTCGTCGATCTCGGGAAGTCCCCGGCCGGATCGGCCGATCCGGCCGCGGGCGGCGTCAGATCAGGCGACAGTTCCGGCGGCGGAGCATCCGGCGGCGGAGCATCGGACGGCGCGGCATCGGACGGCGCGGCATCGGACGGCGGGGCATCGGACGGCGGGGCATCGGACCGCGCGCGTGCAGCGACCGCCGGGTCGGGCTCGCTCAAGACCGGGACCACCCTGGCCGTGCTGGACACCCGCACGCTATTGATCGCAGCCATCACCGGAACCTCGGTTCCCCTGATCCTGGCCGGCGCCGCCGCAACCTTCGGAAGGGCACGTGACCTGCTCCCCGAGAAGACCTTTCGCAGACTCACCCGCGAAGTGTTCGTCGGCGGCACGACCACGGCACTGCTCCTGCTGGCCGCCGCTGCCCTGGCCGTCCTGGCGGGCATCGCCCTCACCTCGCTCCGGTTGGCCAGGTTCACCCTGATCCGTGACGGCGACCAGCTGCGCATCAGTCGTGGTCTGCTGGCCCAGCGTTCCGGGACCATCCCCGTCGATCGTGTGCAGGCGGTACGCGTGGTCGAGGGTTGGTGGAGACGGATGCTCGGCTATTGCGCCCTCGAGGTGGAGGTGGCCGGTCTGAGCACGACCAACGACACGGAACGGATGCTCTTCCCGCTGGTCAAGGTGAGCGCGGCCCCGGCGTTGGTGGAGCGGGCGCTGCCCGAGCTCCAGTGGCGGCCGGTATCCCTGACCGCCGTGCCGGCCAGGGCACGTCGTCGCTACTTCACCCTGCCGGTGCTGGTGGCGTCCGCGCTGACGGCGGGCCTGGTGTTCCTCCCCGGCTGGGGGCGGTACCTGGCCGTCGTCCCGCTACCGCTGGCATTCCTGATCGGCTGGGGGCAGGCCGCCGATGCGGCCTGGTCCCTCGATGCCGGCACGGTCACCTTCCGGTGGCGGCGGGTCCTGGCCCGGCACACCTTGATCGCCCGCCGCCGCCGGGTGCAGCTGACCGAGATCACCATGACCCCCCTGCAGCGGCGGGCCGCTCTGGCCGGCATCCGGCTCTCGTTGTCCTCCCGGCGCAAGGCCAGGCTGCGTCATCTGGAGTCGCGGGACGCGATGATGCTGCTGCACGTGATCGGACGACGGGAGCACCGGGGCCCGGCGGATCAGGCAGGGGCCGTCGTGCTCCCGGCCGGCTCGTCGAACCGGCCGCCCGGTCGGCCCGCCGCCCCGTACCGTGGTTGGTGA
- a CDS encoding cobalt-precorrin-6A reductase yields the protein MTEVPSAPNPPPGAVLVLGGTAEARALAAAATAAEARIVSSLAGRVSRPALPVGPVRIGGFGGVAGLTDYLITHRIAAVVDATHPFAATMSASAASACATLGLPLLRLARAGWSGRLDAGGWHWTGSPREAAGVAAALGSRVFLTTGRQTLGDFQPLEDRYALVRVVETPLQALPARWELVRDRGPYFLAGELDLMSARAVDVLVTKDSGGAYTSAKLDAAGRLGVPVVVVRRPPEVPGVQAVASAAEAAVWLRRHAGRGRLR from the coding sequence GTGACCGAAGTGCCGTCCGCACCGAATCCGCCGCCGGGCGCCGTGCTCGTCCTCGGCGGAACGGCCGAGGCCAGGGCGCTGGCTGCCGCGGCCACGGCTGCGGAGGCGCGGATCGTCTCCTCGCTGGCCGGCCGGGTGAGCAGACCGGCCCTGCCGGTGGGACCGGTCCGCATCGGCGGTTTCGGCGGTGTCGCGGGTCTCACCGACTACCTGATCACCCATCGCATCGCGGCCGTGGTCGATGCCACCCATCCGTTCGCCGCCACCATGTCCGCGTCCGCGGCGTCCGCCTGCGCAACGCTGGGACTCCCGCTGCTGCGGCTGGCGCGGGCCGGTTGGTCCGGTCGGCTCGATGCCGGTGGGTGGCACTGGACCGGCTCCCCCCGGGAGGCCGCCGGTGTGGCCGCGGCGCTCGGATCGCGCGTCTTCCTGACGACGGGACGGCAGACCCTGGGCGATTTCCAACCGCTGGAGGACCGCTACGCGCTGGTCAGGGTGGTGGAGACGCCGCTGCAGGCGCTACCGGCCCGCTGGGAGCTGGTCCGCGACCGCGGTCCGTACTTCCTGGCCGGGGAGTTGGACCTGATGTCCGCGCGCGCAGTCGACGTACTCGTCACCAAGGACTCCGGCGGGGCGTACACCTCGGCGAAGCTGGACGCCGCCGGGCGACTGGGCGTCCCGGTGGTCGTGGTGCGGCGTCCGCCGGAGGTTCCTGGCGTGCAGGCCGTCGCTTCCGCCGCCGAGGCCGCCGTCTGGCTGCGGCGACATGCCGGCCGAGGTCGCCTCCGGTGA
- the gatB gene encoding Asp-tRNA(Asn)/Glu-tRNA(Gln) amidotransferase subunit GatB, with amino-acid sequence MTAVITGLMDYDEAIERFDPVMGLEVHVELGTVTKMFCGCSTAFGAEPNTQVCPVCLALPGAMPTINGKAVEYAIRIGLALNCEIATWCQMSRKNYFYPDMPKNYQISQYDEPIAFNGYLDVDVDGEIVRVEIERAHMEEDTGKSLHVGGSTGRIQGAEYSLLDYNRAGVPLVEIVTKPIFGTKEKAPAVARAYVGALRDLLASLDVSDVRMDQGSLRCDANLSLTPAGIPVMGTRTETKNVNSLRSVERAVRYEITRQGARLAAGETIKQETRHFDESTGTTNPGRSKETAEDYRYFPEPDLVPIAPDRAWVEEIRAALPELPWVRRARLQESWGLTDLEMRDLLASDAVDLVEATVAAGAPPAEARSWWSAYLGQKANVLGVSLPELAITPGQLARVIALVADGSLNAKIARQVIDGVLDGEGEPEAVVAARGLAVVSDDSALQSAVDEALAAQPAVADRIRSGNLKAVGAIVGAVMKATKGRADAGRVHALVLTTLGVQD; translated from the coding sequence ATGACCGCCGTCATCACCGGCCTGATGGACTACGACGAGGCGATCGAGCGTTTCGACCCCGTCATGGGTCTCGAGGTGCACGTCGAACTGGGCACGGTCACCAAGATGTTCTGCGGCTGTTCGACGGCGTTCGGCGCCGAGCCGAACACGCAGGTGTGCCCGGTCTGCCTGGCGTTGCCCGGCGCGATGCCGACGATCAACGGAAAGGCGGTCGAGTACGCGATCAGGATCGGGCTGGCCCTCAACTGCGAGATCGCCACCTGGTGCCAGATGTCGCGGAAGAACTACTTCTACCCGGACATGCCGAAGAACTACCAGATCTCCCAGTACGACGAGCCGATCGCCTTCAACGGATATCTGGACGTCGACGTCGACGGAGAAATCGTCCGGGTCGAGATCGAGCGCGCCCACATGGAGGAGGACACCGGGAAGTCGCTGCACGTCGGCGGCTCCACCGGACGGATCCAGGGCGCCGAGTACTCGCTGCTGGACTACAACCGGGCCGGCGTCCCGCTGGTCGAGATCGTCACCAAGCCGATCTTCGGGACCAAGGAGAAGGCGCCGGCGGTGGCCCGCGCCTACGTCGGGGCGTTGCGTGATCTACTTGCCTCCCTTGATGTCTCGGACGTCCGGATGGATCAGGGGTCGCTCCGCTGCGACGCCAACCTGTCCCTGACGCCGGCGGGCATCCCGGTGATGGGTACCCGCACCGAGACCAAGAACGTCAACTCGCTGCGGTCGGTCGAACGGGCCGTCCGCTACGAGATCACCCGTCAGGGAGCACGTCTCGCGGCCGGCGAGACGATCAAGCAGGAGACCAGGCACTTCGACGAGTCGACCGGTACCACCAACCCGGGCCGCTCCAAGGAGACCGCCGAGGACTATCGGTACTTCCCGGAGCCCGACCTGGTGCCGATCGCGCCGGACCGGGCGTGGGTCGAAGAGATCCGGGCGGCGCTCCCCGAACTGCCGTGGGTGCGCCGTGCCCGCCTGCAGGAGTCGTGGGGGCTGACCGACCTGGAGATGCGCGACCTGCTCGCCTCCGACGCCGTCGATCTGGTGGAGGCGACCGTCGCCGCCGGTGCCCCACCGGCCGAGGCGCGCTCCTGGTGGTCGGCCTACCTCGGGCAGAAGGCCAACGTGCTGGGGGTCTCCTTGCCGGAGCTTGCGATCACGCCCGGCCAGCTGGCGCGCGTCATCGCGCTGGTGGCGGACGGTTCGCTGAACGCCAAGATCGCCCGTCAGGTCATCGACGGTGTGCTCGACGGCGAAGGCGAGCCCGAGGCGGTGGTGGCCGCCCGCGGCCTGGCCGTCGTGTCCGACGACTCGGCTCTGCAGTCCGCGGTCGACGAGGCACTGGCCGCCCAGCCCGCGGTGGCCGACCGGATCCGCAGTGGCAACCTGAAGGCCGTCGGCGCGATCGTGGGTGCCGTGATGAAGGCGACCAAGGGCCGGGCCGACGCCGGCCGGGTCCACGCGCTGGTCCTGACGACCCTCGGGGTCCAGGACTGA
- the ilvD gene encoding dihydroxy-acid dehydratase, with the protein MPPLRSRTSTHGRNMAGARALWRATGMTDSDFGKPIVAIANSYTQFVPGHVHLKDMGDLVAGSIREAGGVSKEFNTIAVDDGIAMGHAGMLYSLPSRELIADSVEYMVNAHTADALVCISNCDKITPGMLMAALRMNIPVVFVSGGPMEAGKAVVVDGVAHPSSDLITAISASATPGVDSESLDEVERSACPTCGSCSGMFTANSMNCLAEALGLALPGNGSTLATHIARKDLFLRAGSLVVELAKKFYEQDDESVLPRNIATKAAFGNAMALDVAMGGSTNTVLHILAAAIEGEIDFTLADIDAISKQVPCLSKVAPNSDFHMEDVHRAGGIPAILGELYRADLLDTSVHTVHSPDIESWLTEWDIRSASPSAAALELFHAAPGGVRTVQAFSTANRWSSLDTDPVAGCIHDKAHAYTVEGGLQVLYGNIALDGAVIKTAGIDPSLFHFTGTAIVLESQEDAVEAILGKRVQPGHVVVIRYEGPAGGPGMQEMLHPTSFLKGLGLGKVCALITDGRFSGGSSGISVGHISPEAWAGGAIGLIEDGDTIEIDVDNRVLRLDVGDDVLAERRAKMEASERPWEPRSRDRVVSKALQAYASMASSASTGAVRHVPARQHKNS; encoded by the coding sequence ATGCCCCCGCTTCGTTCCAGAACCTCTACCCACGGCCGCAACATGGCCGGGGCCCGCGCCCTCTGGCGGGCGACCGGCATGACGGATTCCGATTTCGGCAAGCCGATCGTCGCGATCGCCAACTCGTACACGCAGTTCGTCCCCGGACACGTCCACCTCAAGGACATGGGCGACCTCGTCGCCGGGTCGATCAGGGAGGCGGGCGGGGTCAGCAAGGAGTTCAACACCATCGCCGTCGACGACGGCATCGCCATGGGTCACGCCGGCATGCTGTACTCGCTGCCCAGCCGCGAGCTCATCGCCGACTCCGTCGAGTACATGGTCAATGCGCACACCGCCGACGCGCTCGTCTGCATCTCGAACTGCGACAAGATCACCCCCGGCATGTTGATGGCTGCACTGAGGATGAACATCCCGGTGGTCTTCGTCTCCGGCGGCCCGATGGAGGCCGGCAAGGCCGTCGTCGTGGACGGGGTGGCCCACCCTTCGTCCGACCTGATCACCGCGATCTCGGCCTCGGCGACGCCAGGGGTCGACAGCGAGTCGCTCGACGAGGTGGAGCGCTCCGCCTGCCCGACGTGTGGCTCCTGCTCCGGCATGTTCACCGCCAACTCGATGAACTGCCTGGCCGAGGCACTCGGACTTGCGCTGCCCGGCAACGGTTCCACCCTGGCCACCCACATCGCGCGGAAGGACCTCTTCCTGCGGGCCGGATCGCTTGTCGTGGAACTCGCGAAGAAGTTCTACGAGCAGGACGACGAGTCGGTCCTGCCGCGCAACATCGCCACCAAGGCCGCGTTCGGCAACGCGATGGCACTGGACGTCGCGATGGGCGGCTCGACGAACACCGTCCTGCACATCCTGGCCGCGGCCATCGAGGGCGAGATCGACTTCACCCTGGCCGATATCGACGCCATCAGCAAGCAGGTGCCGTGTCTGTCCAAGGTCGCCCCGAACTCGGACTTCCACATGGAGGACGTGCACCGGGCCGGCGGTATCCCGGCGATCCTCGGCGAGCTCTACCGGGCCGATCTGCTCGACACGTCCGTGCACACGGTGCATTCGCCGGACATCGAGTCCTGGCTGACGGAATGGGACATCCGGTCGGCGTCGCCGTCGGCCGCCGCCCTGGAGCTCTTCCACGCCGCTCCCGGTGGAGTCCGCACGGTGCAGGCGTTCTCGACCGCCAACCGCTGGAGTTCCCTCGATACCGACCCGGTGGCAGGGTGCATCCACGACAAGGCGCACGCCTACACGGTCGAGGGCGGGCTGCAGGTGCTCTACGGCAACATCGCGCTCGACGGGGCCGTCATCAAGACCGCCGGCATCGACCCGTCGCTGTTCCACTTCACCGGCACCGCCATCGTTCTCGAGTCGCAGGAAGACGCCGTCGAGGCCATCCTGGGCAAACGGGTCCAGCCCGGGCACGTCGTGGTGATCCGGTACGAAGGCCCCGCCGGCGGCCCCGGCATGCAGGAGATGCTGCACCCGACGTCCTTCCTCAAGGGCCTCGGCCTCGGCAAGGTCTGCGCACTGATCACCGACGGCCGGTTCTCGGGTGGGTCCTCCGGGATCTCCGTCGGGCACATCTCACCCGAGGCCTGGGCCGGCGGTGCGATCGGGCTGATCGAGGACGGCGACACGATCGAGATCGACGTGGACAACCGCGTGCTGCGCCTGGATGTCGGTGATGACGTGCTCGCCGAACGGCGGGCGAAGATGGAGGCCTCCGAGCGTCCGTGGGAGCCGCGCTCCCGCGATCGCGTCGTGTCCAAGGCGTTGCAGGCCTACGCCTCGATGGCCTCGTCGGCTTCGACCGGAGCCGTCCGGCACGTGCCGGCGCGGCAGCACAAGAACTCCTGA
- a CDS encoding amino acid-binding protein, whose protein sequence is MSYVLRVVLPDRPGSLGAVASALGRVGADILAMDIVERSFESAVDDIVVDLPSGKQPDVLITAAETVPGVRVESVRPDPGVADRHREWELVEAIAAEPARAIESLARMLPKVLRAGWAIVVRVGDDKIIHLLAGGGGVPNLTGVTPGWAPVDEAGVLDPEAYWVPEDWKTIGTEMAVAPLGSSEVAVIVGRPGGPALRDSEVARLAHLAGLTAVVAARGVPVHRHSDPPA, encoded by the coding sequence ATGTCCTACGTCCTACGCGTGGTCCTGCCCGACCGACCGGGCAGCCTGGGCGCCGTCGCCAGCGCCCTCGGCCGGGTCGGAGCGGACATCCTGGCCATGGACATCGTCGAACGTTCCTTCGAGAGCGCCGTCGATGACATCGTCGTCGATCTCCCCAGCGGCAAGCAGCCGGACGTGCTGATCACCGCCGCCGAGACGGTGCCGGGCGTGCGGGTGGAATCGGTGCGTCCGGACCCCGGTGTCGCCGACCGCCACCGCGAGTGGGAACTCGTCGAGGCGATCGCGGCCGAACCCGCCAGAGCCATCGAATCGCTCGCGCGGATGTTGCCGAAGGTGCTCCGCGCGGGCTGGGCGATCGTCGTCAGGGTGGGCGACGACAAGATCATCCACCTGCTGGCCGGCGGCGGCGGCGTGCCCAACCTGACCGGTGTCACTCCGGGCTGGGCCCCGGTCGACGAGGCGGGTGTGCTCGATCCCGAGGCCTACTGGGTGCCGGAGGACTGGAAGACGATCGGCACCGAGATGGCCGTCGCCCCTCTGGGATCGTCCGAGGTGGCCGTCATCGTCGGGCGGCCGGGCGGCCCGGCGCTGCGCGACTCCGAGGTGGCCAGACTGGCGCACCTGGCTGGTCTGACGGCGGTGGTCGCGGCCCGTGGGGTGCCGGTCCACCGTCACAGCGACCCTCCGGCCTGA
- a CDS encoding sorbosone dehydrogenase family protein: MDASPRLPPGPGRTGAMRRRRSAVMLALVACVAAACGNFTASASTFTAQPSLTAPEVTPVVPAQLPPRTTAGSVPPSSATPSTAKPAPADPCLPTDPAVIAACLAAPWGLVPLPDGTTALVGERTTGRILRISAGRKPVLVTTVPGIDATGDGGLLGLAVSPSYTEDGLLYAYVTTKTDNRVLRIAAGDVPKAILTGIPKGRTHNGGAIAFTAEGVLYVGTGDAGAAPTAVTSSSLAGKLLRIDEFGKPAAGNPTKTSPVFSSGFTQITGLCVLPTGAMAAIDHRTSADLLLLAKSGKNYTTPASGDAVWTWKAGDGGAADCATSQGVLANTSLGKQQLAGIAMSTTGTFSGSPRVLLGNTYGRLLTVQPGAKGALWMTTSNKDGHGRPVAADDRVIVLPNAGSAGGNGPD, from the coding sequence ATGGATGCCAGCCCGAGACTCCCACCCGGCCCCGGTCGAACCGGAGCCATGCGCCGACGGCGGTCGGCCGTCATGTTGGCCCTGGTCGCCTGCGTCGCCGCCGCGTGCGGGAACTTCACCGCTTCGGCGTCGACCTTCACCGCCCAGCCGAGCCTGACCGCACCGGAGGTCACCCCGGTGGTCCCGGCGCAACTTCCGCCCCGGACCACGGCCGGCTCGGTCCCGCCGTCGAGCGCCACCCCCTCCACCGCCAAGCCGGCTCCGGCCGATCCCTGCCTGCCCACCGATCCGGCCGTCATCGCCGCCTGCCTGGCCGCGCCATGGGGGCTCGTGCCGTTGCCGGACGGCACCACGGCACTGGTCGGTGAGCGGACCACCGGCCGGATCCTGCGGATCTCGGCCGGCCGCAAGCCGGTGCTGGTGACCACCGTTCCCGGTATCGACGCCACGGGTGACGGCGGCCTGCTCGGACTCGCCGTCTCCCCGTCCTACACCGAGGACGGTCTGCTCTACGCCTACGTCACCACCAAGACGGACAACCGTGTCCTCCGGATCGCCGCCGGCGACGTACCCAAGGCGATCCTGACCGGGATCCCCAAGGGCCGCACGCACAACGGTGGCGCGATCGCCTTCACCGCCGAAGGGGTGCTCTACGTCGGCACCGGTGACGCGGGCGCGGCGCCCACAGCCGTCACGAGCAGTTCGCTGGCCGGCAAGTTGTTGCGGATCGACGAATTCGGCAAGCCGGCGGCCGGCAATCCGACGAAGACCTCGCCCGTCTTCTCGAGTGGTTTCACCCAGATCACCGGACTGTGCGTGCTCCCGACGGGTGCGATGGCGGCGATCGACCATCGCACCTCCGCCGACCTGCTGCTGCTCGCGAAGTCGGGGAAGAACTACACGACCCCGGCCTCCGGCGACGCGGTGTGGACCTGGAAGGCCGGTGACGGAGGCGCGGCCGACTGTGCGACGTCCCAGGGCGTGCTGGCCAACACCTCCCTCGGCAAGCAGCAGCTGGCCGGCATTGCGATGTCCACCACCGGCACGTTCTCCGGCAGCCCGCGGGTGCTGCTGGGCAATACCTACGGCCGGTTGCTGACGGTACAGCCCGGGGCCAAGGGCGCGCTCTGGATGACCACGTCCAACAAGGACGGACACGGCAGACCGGTGGCCGCGGACGATCGCGTCATCGTCCTGCCCAACGCCGGCAGCGCCGGCGGCAATGGCCCCGACTAG